The Paramisgurnus dabryanus chromosome 1, PD_genome_1.1, whole genome shotgun sequence genome includes a window with the following:
- the LOC135779020 gene encoding C-type lectin domain family 19 member A: MGDSLKIVNPSPMERLIQLLLFSGFWMFTQSNSNKFVLIQENKTWADAQAYCKKFHIDLATMGSSDVQTSVREAVSTVMPPLAWTGLYRLNNTWWWKYQYKPLIFSFWKPGQPDNSDAKEECAVISASGWDDTACGQMFPFFCFTGQIRLPEDASEKNGKYDHPN; this comes from the exons atgggt GATTCCCTGAAGATTGTTAATCCATCACCAATGGAAAGGTTGATTCAGTTACTGCTTTTCTCAG GATTCTGGATGTTCACACAGAGCAACTCAAATAAATTTGTTCTCATCCAGGAGAATAAGACCTGGGCTGATGCCCAAGCTTACTGCAAAAAGTTTCACATTGACTTGGCCACAATGGGAAGCAGTGACGTCCAGACAAGTGTACGAGAAGCGGTTAGCACTGTGATGCCTCCATTGGCCTGGACTGGACTGTACAGATTAAATAACACTTGGTGGTGGAAATATCAGTATAAGCCACTGATATTCTCATTCTGGAAGCCTGGACAGCCAGACAACTCAGATGCAAAAGAGGAATGTGCTGTTATCAGTGCCAGTGGATGGGACGATACAGCATGCGGTCAAATGTTTCCATTTTTTTGCTTCACTG gacaaatacgacttccggaagatgcGTCCGAGAAGAATGGCAAGTATGATCATCCTAATTAA